The nucleotide sequence AACTGAAAACAAGCAAGGAGTTTTAAATGCTGAACCAAGAAGAATTGAAGCAAATTAAATCAAGACTAGAGCTTGATAAGAAAGAATTAAAAAATGGAATTAAAGCCAAAATTAAAAATTTATTTTTAGATACAAATGAACTTACTGAACTTGCAGATCATTCAAGAGAGGAAATGAATTTCCTTGATAAAGTAGCCTTTGGCTTCAGGGACGCAAATCAACTTAGAAAGGTTTGTGGCGCTTTGAAAAAGATCGAAGATGGCTCTTATGGTGAGTGTGTTGAATGTGGAGAGGTCATTCGATCTTCGAGGCTCCTGGCCAATCCTACAAGCACTAAATGCATTTACTGTCAGGAGGATGAAGAAAGAACAAATAAGGGATTTGCATTACCTGTATATAACGATCTGAGATTATCAGTTTAATGAGGGAAATATGAAATATTTAAAACAACTATTAAATAACATTGCTGATTTGTTTTTGTGGATTGGTGGCTCTGAAAGAGAATACCAAAGAGTTAAGACGCTACTAGATGAACATAGGTTAAATGCAATGAAATACTCAATGGGTATTTGTTAATGAGTAAAGAAGATAATTTTGATTACATTCTTGACGAAGCTACTTTGGCTCAGGAGGAAGAATTTGAAATTGTCGATTTTATCGAAAAAATATTTGGAACTATCAAAGATGGAATTAGAGGGATCTTACCAGATGAAGAATTTATTTATTAGCCTTATAGTAATTTGTTTTTCATTTAAGGCACATTCCTTTCCTAATATATGTGATGTCGTGAAAACAATTGAGTTTAATTCATGTATGTCGGTAAGAAAGTCAGGGTGCACTTGTGGAAGCTGGCCTTTCTTAAGGCCATGTGTACGAATGAGTTACTATATTCCCCAGAGCTTTATTGAAGTTTTCCATGAAGCAGGAGAAACATTTTTTAAGGGGCTTCCTGGGGTCATGGCACAGTTATCTACTGTTCAAACTAAAAAAGAGCCATTTGGAATAGTTAATTCTGATGGCACATATACTTACAACTCACATACTCTTAGCATTCCATTTAACTATTTGCTCAATATGCTGTCTTGTGGAGGGGCGAGGATGGAAAAGTATTGTTTTGATGGCATGTCAGAACATCTCGGAAGCCATTGGAAGACTGGAAAGGCAGATTTAATGCAACCAAAGTTTTTAGCTTGGTCAGTAGCTCCTAAGGCTTGCTTAATCAAAGGAGCTGCTACTTCTGTCGTTGGTAAAGAACCTGTGTTTAATGGAGAGGGAGCTTGTTCTTATCCTCTGGATTGGTTGAAAGTTTATCCTCCAAGTTCTCATAGTATGTGTAATGGATGGGGAGCATTCTTTCCAAGAAGCGGAACCTATCATGGATCGAGTCAAACAGCAGGGGCACTTATGATTGCCTCTCGAATGAAAAGTATATCAAGTGAAGTATATAGAAATATGCCATCTACATTTGATGAAAAGTGGCAAATGATTTCTCCAAACTCTTCTTCTTGTTTTAATGAAGGTCAAAATATTGGGCTTCTTGAATCGCCAGTAAAAAGAGTTATTGAACATGGAAGAGTAACAAGAGGAAAGTTAAAGGGATATTTATTTGCAACATGGAAAAGAGTTAGTTGTTGTGTTGACTATCCTTATGTACCTGCTTTCTATGCGGCTCTTGCAGCGATTAAGGCGGCTTGTATATGAGTGGGACAATAAAAGTTGAAGAGGTTAAAAGTTACGATGAACTTTTATGTACGTCAGGGCCTTTTGCCTCTATGTTTAGAAATGTATTGTTAAAAGCAAAAGAACTTAATGCTAGTGATATTCACATTGAACCTAAGAAAGACGATTTAGTTATTAGATTTAGAGTTAATGGTGATTTGTCGGAATTTATTAAGCTGAAAGGAATTTATTCAAAACCATTTCTGTTTGAAGTTAAGAAGATTGCAGGAATGTCGATTGCTCAGAAAGGTAAGCCTCAAGATTCTAGGGTTTCATATCCATCTATCGGTATTGATCTGAGAGGATCAGCAATTCCTTCTATATATGATGATAAATTAGTTTTTAGAGTTATTGACAATGAATCAAGTGTAAATCTGAAAGCTCTAGGTCATCCTGAAGAAGTTATAAATATC is from Halobacteriovoraceae bacterium and encodes:
- a CDS encoding TraR/DksA family transcriptional regulator, which produces MLNQEELKQIKSRLELDKKELKNGIKAKIKNLFLDTNELTELADHSREEMNFLDKVAFGFRDANQLRKVCGALKKIEDGSYGECVECGEVIRSSRLLANPTSTKCIYCQEDEERTNKGFALPVYNDLRLSV
- a CDS encoding TraU family protein yields the protein MSVRKSGCTCGSWPFLRPCVRMSYYIPQSFIEVFHEAGETFFKGLPGVMAQLSTVQTKKEPFGIVNSDGTYTYNSHTLSIPFNYLLNMLSCGGARMEKYCFDGMSEHLGSHWKTGKADLMQPKFLAWSVAPKACLIKGAATSVVGKEPVFNGEGACSYPLDWLKVYPPSSHSMCNGWGAFFPRSGTYHGSSQTAGALMIASRMKSISSEVYRNMPSTFDEKWQMISPNSSSCFNEGQNIGLLESPVKRVIEHGRVTRGKLKGYLFATWKRVSCCVDYPYVPAFYAALAAIKAACI